A genomic window from Gemmatimonadaceae bacterium includes:
- a CDS encoding ABC transporter ATP-binding protein — protein MTTDRSAVTAAPSAPPVLQVRQLGVRSRGPRPRDILCDLSFDLTAGSSVGLVGRSGAGKSSVGNAILGLLPSGLELHPDTRITLGGEELTALPPARLRRLRGQRVAMVFQEPLTALDPAMRVGRQLTAALEAHGVASGAEATERALAMFARVGIDDARRSARRFPHELSGGQRQRVLLALALLLRPDVLIADEPTTALDVTLQAQLLDLLDTLRAESGTALLLISHDLAVVGERCERVLVLEGGRLVDDGPANRIVAARQATASGAAAVARAREARPSDPTLAAPDVPLLVAEDLRVHYKVHDGWFRRPVATVRAVDGVSLALERGECLGLVGESGCGKSTLARVLLGLESPTAGIVRVLGRSLDARDRITMRALRRRLQLVPQDAGASLTPQRTVRSLLVEALEVHALARGAAAGARADALLAEVGLDPALGDRRPGQLSSGQRQRVAIARALAPQPDLLVCDEPVANVDAAAREPLLALLDRLRSERGLALLLISHDLGVVRRLADRVAVMYLGLIVEQGPAATVLDQPLMPYTQVLRAAVPTGVRRVHPTLRGEVPALADGPTRGCPFHPRCPHPLKDEGCLSEHPALRPVTLDPHGHLAACLKVSLPPSL, from the coding sequence GTGACGACTGACCGCAGCGCGGTGACCGCAGCGCCCAGCGCGCCGCCGGTGCTGCAGGTCCGGCAGCTCGGCGTGCGCAGTCGCGGCCCGCGGCCGCGCGACATCCTCTGCGACCTCAGCTTCGATCTCACCGCCGGCAGCAGCGTCGGACTCGTCGGGCGCTCCGGTGCCGGGAAGAGCTCCGTCGGCAACGCCATCCTCGGATTGCTCCCGTCCGGACTCGAGCTGCACCCCGACACTCGCATCACGCTCGGCGGCGAAGAGCTCACCGCGCTGCCGCCTGCGCGGTTGCGCCGCCTGCGCGGCCAGCGCGTGGCGATGGTCTTCCAGGAACCGCTCACGGCCCTCGACCCGGCGATGCGCGTCGGACGCCAGCTCACGGCCGCGCTCGAGGCGCACGGCGTGGCCTCCGGCGCCGAAGCGACCGAGCGCGCACTCGCGATGTTCGCGCGTGTCGGCATCGACGACGCCCGGCGCAGCGCACGGCGCTTCCCGCACGAGCTCTCCGGCGGCCAGCGCCAGCGCGTCCTGCTCGCGCTGGCGCTGCTGCTCAGGCCCGACGTCCTCATCGCCGACGAACCGACCACCGCCCTCGACGTCACGCTGCAGGCGCAGTTGCTGGACCTGCTCGATACACTGCGCGCCGAGTCGGGCACGGCGTTGCTGCTCATCTCGCACGATCTCGCCGTGGTTGGCGAACGCTGCGAGCGCGTGCTGGTGTTGGAGGGCGGGCGACTGGTAGACGACGGTCCGGCGAATCGCATCGTTGCCGCTCGGCAGGCCACGGCCAGCGGGGCGGCCGCAGTCGCGCGGGCCCGCGAGGCACGGCCCAGCGACCCGACGCTCGCGGCGCCGGACGTGCCACTGCTCGTCGCCGAGGATCTGCGCGTGCACTACAAGGTCCACGACGGGTGGTTTCGCCGTCCGGTCGCGACCGTGCGCGCGGTGGATGGCGTCTCGCTGGCGCTCGAGCGCGGTGAATGCCTCGGACTCGTCGGCGAGAGCGGCTGCGGCAAGAGCACCTTGGCGCGCGTGCTGCTGGGGCTCGAATCACCGACTGCCGGAATTGTGCGCGTGCTCGGGCGCAGTCTCGACGCGCGCGACCGCATCACGATGCGTGCCCTGCGCCGCCGGCTGCAGTTGGTGCCGCAGGACGCCGGCGCATCGCTCACGCCGCAGCGCACCGTGCGCTCGCTGCTGGTCGAGGCGCTGGAGGTCCACGCGCTCGCGCGTGGCGCGGCAGCCGGCGCGCGCGCCGACGCGCTGCTGGCCGAAGTGGGACTCGACCCCGCGCTGGGCGATCGCCGCCCCGGCCAGCTCTCCAGCGGCCAGCGCCAACGCGTAGCCATCGCGCGAGCCCTCGCGCCCCAACCAGACCTCCTCGTCTGCGACGAGCCAGTCGCCAACGTGGATGCCGCCGCGCGCGAGCCGCTGCTCGCCCTGCTCGACCGCCTGCGCAGCGAGCGCGGACTCGCCTTGCTGCTCATCTCGCACGACCTCGGTGTCGTCCGGCGCCTCGCCGACCGCGTCGCGGTGATGTACCTCGGGCTCATCGTCGAGCAGGGGCCGGCCGCGACGGTGCTCGACCAGCCGCTGATGCCGTACACGCAGGTGCTGCGCGCCGCTGTGCCGACGGGGGTACGGCGGGTGCATCCCACCCTCCGCGGCGAAGTTCCGGCCCTCGCCGACGGGCCGACGCGCGGATGCCCGTTCCATCCTCGTTGCCCGCACCCCTTGAAGGATGAGGGGTGTTTGAGCGAGCATCCTGCGTTGCGCCCGGTCACGCTGGATCCCCACGGCCATCTCGCGGCCTGCCTGAAGGTCTCCCTCCCCCCGAGCCTATGA
- a CDS encoding peptide MFS transporter, protein MTPHSSSDAPQPLSPALAPFVEDTRFFGHPRGLSTLFMTEMWERFSYYGLRPLLVLFMSAALLDGGFGLDRTQASAIVGIYAASVYLASLPGGWIADRLLGLRRAILIGAVLITAGHLSIGLSGLLGGGAKIFFFLGLTLIVLGTGLLKPNISAIVGDLYPAGGARRDAGFSIFYMGINIGAFIGQLVTGFLGEAVGWHWGFGAAGVGMLFGLLWFWSRAKATLGPIGEDIVRDPDPAVQAAQERKVKLTTFGGLGLLAAVFVAATLGLITINPQAVGQYMTGILVGIAVAFFATVFLAGGLSGDEKKRVAVIFVLFVFAAVFWAAFEQAPTSLNLFANDFTDRDILGWTMPATWFQSVNSFFIIVLAPVFAALWVWMAKRNIELSSPAKFAAGLAMAGVGFAVMIVAANKVVASGGTVLVSPWWLIASYFFQTVGELCLSPVGLSSMTKLSPRKYVGQMMGIWFLATSVGNLVAGLVGGHVDPTKLEQTPTVFAGTTVALAVATLVLMLMIVPIRRMMANVK, encoded by the coding sequence ATGACCCCGCATTCGAGTTCCGACGCGCCGCAGCCGCTGTCCCCTGCGCTCGCGCCCTTCGTCGAAGACACGCGCTTCTTCGGCCACCCGCGCGGCCTCTCCACGCTCTTTATGACGGAGATGTGGGAGCGATTCTCGTACTACGGCCTGCGCCCGCTGCTCGTGCTGTTTATGTCGGCCGCGCTGCTCGACGGCGGCTTCGGCCTCGACCGCACGCAGGCCTCGGCCATCGTCGGCATCTACGCGGCGAGCGTGTACCTCGCCTCGCTGCCCGGCGGCTGGATTGCCGACCGCCTGCTCGGCCTGCGACGCGCAATCCTCATCGGCGCGGTGCTCATCACCGCCGGTCACCTGAGCATCGGCCTCTCCGGACTGCTCGGCGGCGGCGCCAAGATCTTCTTCTTCCTCGGCCTCACGCTCATCGTGCTCGGCACGGGCCTGCTCAAGCCGAACATCTCCGCCATCGTCGGCGATCTGTATCCGGCCGGCGGCGCGCGCCGGGACGCCGGCTTCTCGATCTTCTATATGGGCATCAACATCGGCGCCTTCATCGGCCAGCTCGTGACCGGCTTCCTGGGCGAAGCGGTCGGCTGGCACTGGGGCTTCGGTGCCGCCGGCGTCGGGATGCTTTTCGGTCTCCTCTGGTTCTGGTCGCGCGCCAAGGCCACGCTCGGCCCCATCGGCGAAGACATCGTCCGTGACCCCGATCCCGCCGTGCAGGCTGCGCAGGAGCGGAAGGTGAAGCTCACCACCTTCGGCGGACTCGGGCTGCTCGCGGCGGTCTTCGTCGCCGCCACGCTCGGCCTCATCACCATCAACCCGCAGGCCGTCGGGCAGTATATGACCGGCATCCTCGTGGGCATCGCCGTCGCCTTCTTCGCCACCGTGTTCCTGGCCGGCGGCCTCAGCGGCGACGAGAAGAAGCGCGTCGCGGTGATCTTCGTGCTCTTCGTCTTCGCGGCGGTGTTCTGGGCGGCCTTTGAGCAGGCGCCGACCTCGCTGAACCTCTTCGCCAACGACTTCACCGACCGCGACATCCTCGGCTGGACGATGCCGGCCACCTGGTTCCAGTCGGTGAACTCGTTCTTCATCATCGTGCTCGCGCCGGTGTTCGCCGCCCTCTGGGTCTGGATGGCCAAGCGCAACATCGAGCTGTCCAGTCCGGCCAAGTTCGCGGCCGGCCTCGCGATGGCCGGCGTCGGCTTCGCCGTGATGATCGTCGCCGCCAACAAGGTCGTCGCCAGCGGCGGCACCGTGCTCGTTTCGCCCTGGTGGCTGATCGCTTCGTACTTCTTCCAGACCGTCGGCGAGCTCTGCCTCAGCCCGGTCGGGCTGTCGTCGATGACCAAGCTCTCGCCGCGGAAGTACGTCGGCCAGATGATGGGCATCTGGTTCCTCGCCACCTCCGTCGGCAACCTCGTGGCCGGCCTGGTCGGCGGGCACGTGGACCCCACCAAGCTCGAGCAGACGCCGACGGTCTTCGCCGGCACCACGGTCGCCCTCGCCGTGGCGACCCTGGTCCTGATGCTGATGATCGTCCCGATCCGCCGGATGATGGCGAACGTGAAGTAG
- a CDS encoding glycosyltransferase family 2 protein yields the protein MLYICIPTHDEAPTIGVLLWRIRKMFQDYAREYEVLVYDDASADGTREVLEPYAKALPLTVLGTTQRVGYARAVEVLLREAANRTKYPRRDAVIVMQGDFTDRPEDIPELVKRFEGGADVVVGERRLPDDAPDEIRKLHRYAAWLPKLWPLKHAVAVPGVTDPWSSMRLIRIATVRDALRALDRGAAPADSTWQANLDLLVAIAPHARRMESVPVTLRYDLRQRETRRAAWPEAWGLAKSAWAARRRRIEPVRPPAPAARGQQPAAP from the coding sequence GTGCTGTACATCTGCATCCCCACGCACGACGAAGCCCCGACGATCGGCGTCCTGCTCTGGCGCATCCGCAAGATGTTCCAGGACTATGCCCGTGAGTACGAGGTGCTCGTCTACGACGACGCCAGTGCGGACGGCACGCGCGAGGTGCTGGAGCCCTACGCCAAGGCGCTCCCGCTGACCGTGCTCGGCACCACGCAGCGCGTCGGTTACGCGCGCGCCGTCGAAGTGCTCCTGCGCGAGGCCGCCAACCGGACCAAGTATCCGCGCCGCGATGCCGTGATCGTGATGCAAGGAGACTTCACCGATCGACCCGAGGATATCCCCGAGCTGGTGAAGCGCTTCGAGGGCGGAGCCGACGTCGTGGTCGGCGAGCGCCGCCTACCCGACGACGCACCTGACGAGATTCGCAAGCTGCATCGCTACGCCGCCTGGCTGCCCAAGCTCTGGCCGCTCAAGCACGCGGTCGCCGTGCCCGGCGTGACCGACCCTTGGAGCTCGATGCGCCTGATACGCATCGCCACCGTCCGTGACGCGCTGCGCGCGCTCGACCGCGGCGCGGCGCCGGCCGATTCCACTTGGCAGGCCAACCTCGACCTGCTTGTCGCCATCGCGCCGCACGCCCGCCGGATGGAATCGGTGCCCGTCACCCTGCGCTACGACCTGCGCCAGCGTGAGACCCGCCGCGCCGCGTGGCCCGAAGCGTGGGGTCTGGCCAAGTCGGCTTGGGCGGCGCGGCGCCGTCGCATTGAGCCCGTGCGTCCCCCTGCCCCGGCCGCGCGCGGCCAACAGCCCGCCGCGCCGTGA
- a CDS encoding DUF3108 domain-containing protein, whose product MRVAHAVAGVVLGALAATDVTAQETPAPVPFVVGEALTYDVRFGAIKVGTGRMRVLGQVPIRGRPTWHVRFSVSGGTVFYRVNDVYESWMDMATLNSLQYFQDLQQGSRDRERMFEIYPDRAVYRETSRNDEDRPSVSDPLDDGSFLFFIRTVPLEVGRSYTFNRYFRPDRNPVIIRVLRRERVRVPAGEFNAIVVQPIIKTSGIFSEGGQAEIWLSDDDKRMMLQMRSRLSFGSLNLYLRSYRLSADSAEVEGR is encoded by the coding sequence ATGCGCGTCGCGCACGCCGTCGCTGGTGTGGTCCTGGGCGCCCTCGCCGCTACCGACGTGACCGCCCAGGAGACGCCTGCCCCCGTACCCTTCGTGGTCGGCGAGGCGCTCACCTACGACGTGCGCTTCGGCGCCATCAAGGTGGGCACCGGCCGGATGCGCGTCCTCGGCCAAGTCCCCATCCGCGGACGACCCACCTGGCACGTCCGCTTCAGCGTCAGCGGCGGCACGGTGTTCTACCGCGTGAACGACGTGTACGAGAGCTGGATGGATATGGCCACGCTCAACTCGCTGCAGTACTTCCAGGACCTGCAGCAGGGATCGCGCGACCGCGAGCGGATGTTCGAGATCTACCCCGACCGCGCCGTCTACCGCGAGACCAGCCGCAACGATGAGGACCGCCCGTCGGTCAGCGACCCGCTCGACGACGGCTCGTTCCTGTTCTTCATCCGCACCGTGCCGCTCGAAGTTGGGCGCTCGTACACCTTCAATCGATATTTCCGCCCCGACCGCAACCCCGTGATCATCCGGGTGCTGCGGCGCGAACGCGTGCGCGTGCCGGCCGGCGAGTTCAACGCCATTGTCGTGCAGCCCATCATCAAGACGTCCGGCATCTTCTCGGAAGGCGGCCAAGCCGAGATCTGGCTCTCCGACGACGACAAGCGAATGATGCTCCAGATGCGCTCGCGCCTGTCGTTCGGCTCGCTGAACCTCTATCTGCGCAGCTACCGGCTCTCGGCCGACAGCGCGGAAGTCGAGGGCCGGTGA
- the lipA gene encoding lipoyl synthase produces the protein MPEHLYQILGRHRAEPLPERKPSWLKVKAPGGGNYLRLKQLMRELDLHTVCEEAHCPNVGECWEHGTATFMILGDVCTRNCAYCAVAHGRPPKFDPSEPSRVAEAAKAMNLQHLVITSVDRDDLPDFGAWAFAETIRQVHEAVPGCSVEVLVPDFQGVEDSIRTVLEARPEIYNHNTETVPRLYKKARPGGRYQRVLEIFRMSKRIAPDIPTKTGIILGMGETNEEVLETMRELRTVDVDILTLGQYLKPSDAHIALDRYVTPEEFAMFRTAGKEMGFKHVESGPLVRSSYHAWEQVQAAGV, from the coding sequence ATGCCTGAGCACCTCTACCAGATCCTCGGCCGCCACCGCGCCGAGCCGCTGCCGGAACGCAAGCCGTCCTGGCTCAAGGTCAAGGCCCCAGGGGGAGGCAACTACCTGCGCCTCAAGCAGCTGATGCGGGAGCTCGACCTCCATACGGTCTGCGAGGAAGCCCACTGCCCCAACGTGGGAGAGTGCTGGGAGCACGGCACCGCCACCTTTATGATCCTCGGCGACGTCTGCACTCGCAACTGCGCGTACTGCGCCGTCGCGCACGGCCGGCCGCCCAAGTTCGACCCCTCGGAGCCGTCGCGCGTGGCCGAGGCGGCGAAGGCGATGAACCTGCAGCACCTGGTCATCACCTCGGTGGACCGCGACGACCTGCCCGACTTCGGCGCTTGGGCCTTCGCCGAGACCATCCGCCAGGTGCACGAGGCCGTGCCCGGATGCTCCGTCGAGGTGTTGGTGCCTGACTTCCAGGGCGTCGAGGACTCCATCCGGACGGTGCTCGAGGCGCGGCCGGAGATCTACAACCACAACACCGAGACCGTCCCGCGCCTCTACAAGAAGGCGCGCCCCGGCGGCCGCTACCAGCGCGTGCTCGAGATTTTCCGGATGAGCAAGCGCATCGCCCCCGACATCCCGACCAAAACCGGCATCATCCTCGGGATGGGCGAGACCAACGAGGAAGTCCTCGAGACGATGCGCGAGCTGCGCACCGTGGACGTCGACATCCTCACGCTGGGCCAGTACCTCAAGCCCTCCGACGCCCACATCGCCCTCGACCGCTACGTCACGCCGGAAGAGTTCGCGATGTTCCGCACCGCGGGCAAGGAAATGGGCTTCAAGCACGTGGAGTCCGGGCCGCTGGTGCGGTCGAGCTACCACGCGTGGGAGCAGGTGCAAGCAGCGGGCGTGTGA
- the pdhA gene encoding pyruvate dehydrogenase (acetyl-transferring) E1 component subunit alpha, whose amino-acid sequence MPPKKKSDASLNAPPELLKELLHSMLLQRRFEEKVGEAYALGKIGGFCHLYIGQEAVSTGIISMLRPDDYVITTYRDHGQALARGMTPRAVMAELFGRIDGCSRGKGGSMHLFDRNVNFLGGHGIVGGHVPLAAGVGFAIKYRGGDQVIICYMGESVVNTGAFHEALNMAALWKLPCIFVIENNKYGMGTAVERAAAVKDLSTRAASYDGMYAEHVDGQDVMAVREATARALTHARKEGKPVLLEVRTYRYMGHSMSDAVSGTYRTKAELDEYLKRDPITLLKTRMIDEGIISDDDFAAMEQEIKVTVQDSWDFADASPEPPLESLYEDVLVTTES is encoded by the coding sequence ATGCCCCCCAAGAAGAAGAGCGACGCGTCGCTCAACGCCCCGCCGGAGCTGCTGAAAGAGCTGCTGCACAGTATGCTCCTCCAGCGCCGCTTCGAAGAGAAGGTCGGCGAGGCCTATGCGCTCGGGAAGATCGGCGGCTTCTGCCACCTCTACATCGGCCAGGAAGCCGTCTCCACCGGCATCATCTCGATGCTGCGCCCGGATGACTACGTCATCACCACCTACCGCGATCACGGGCAGGCGCTGGCGCGCGGGATGACGCCACGCGCGGTGATGGCCGAGCTCTTCGGCCGCATCGACGGCTGCTCGCGCGGCAAGGGCGGCTCGATGCACCTCTTCGACCGCAACGTGAACTTCCTCGGCGGTCACGGGATCGTCGGCGGACACGTGCCGCTCGCCGCTGGCGTCGGCTTCGCGATCAAGTACCGCGGCGGCGACCAGGTCATCATCTGCTATATGGGCGAATCGGTGGTCAACACCGGCGCCTTCCACGAGGCGCTCAATATGGCCGCGCTGTGGAAGCTGCCCTGCATCTTCGTCATCGAGAACAACAAGTACGGGATGGGCACGGCCGTCGAACGGGCCGCCGCCGTCAAGGACCTCTCGACCCGCGCCGCGTCCTACGACGGGATGTACGCCGAGCACGTGGACGGCCAGGACGTGATGGCCGTGCGCGAGGCCACCGCCCGCGCCCTCACGCACGCGCGCAAGGAAGGCAAGCCCGTGCTCCTCGAGGTGCGCACCTACCGCTATATGGGCCACTCGATGTCCGATGCCGTCTCCGGCACCTACCGCACCAAGGCCGAACTCGACGAATACCTCAAGCGCGACCCCATCACCCTGCTCAAGACCCGGATGATTGACGAAGGCATCATCAGCGACGACGACTTCGCGGCGATGGAGCAGGAGATCAAGGTCACGGTGCAGGATTCGTGGGACTTCGCCGACGCCTCGCCGGAACCGCCGCTCGAATCGCTGTATGAAGACGTCCTCGTGACCACGGAGAGCTGA
- a CDS encoding pyruvate dehydrogenase complex E1 component subunit beta, which produces MAVITYREALNQALREEMARDDRVFLMGEEVAQYNGAYKVSKGLLDEFGEMRVVDTPITELGFAGVGVGAAMVGLRPIIEFMTWNFAILALDQVVNAAAKMLYMSGGQYPVPIVFRGPNGAALQLSAQHSQAFESWLAHIPGVKVVTPGTPYDAKGLLKAAIRDDNPVVVLEGEMLYNTKGEVPDEDYIVPIGKADHKREGDDCSIITSGKMVLVAMKAADELAKEGIKVDVVDLRTVRPMDVEAIATSVRKTNRAVVLEEGWELAGIGAQVVDYIQRDCFDDLDAPVVRVHQEDVPMPYAKGLEKAAKPDLAKTIAAVKKVMYVD; this is translated from the coding sequence ATGGCCGTGATCACGTATCGTGAGGCGCTCAACCAGGCCCTCCGCGAAGAGATGGCCCGTGACGACCGCGTCTTCCTGATGGGAGAGGAAGTCGCCCAGTACAACGGTGCCTACAAGGTCTCCAAGGGCCTGCTCGACGAGTTCGGCGAGATGCGCGTCGTCGACACACCGATCACCGAGCTCGGCTTCGCCGGCGTCGGCGTCGGCGCGGCGATGGTCGGCCTGCGTCCGATCATCGAGTTTATGACCTGGAACTTCGCGATCCTCGCGCTCGACCAGGTCGTGAATGCCGCCGCCAAGATGCTGTATATGTCGGGCGGCCAGTATCCCGTGCCGATCGTCTTCCGCGGTCCCAACGGCGCCGCGCTGCAGCTCTCGGCGCAGCACTCGCAGGCCTTCGAGAGCTGGCTCGCCCACATCCCCGGCGTGAAGGTCGTGACCCCGGGCACGCCCTACGACGCCAAGGGCCTGCTCAAGGCCGCCATCCGCGACGACAACCCAGTCGTCGTGCTCGAAGGCGAGATGCTGTACAACACCAAGGGCGAAGTCCCCGACGAGGACTACATCGTCCCCATCGGCAAGGCCGACCACAAGCGCGAGGGCGACGACTGTTCCATCATCACCAGCGGCAAGATGGTGCTGGTGGCGATGAAGGCCGCCGACGAGCTCGCCAAGGAGGGCATCAAGGTGGACGTCGTGGACCTGCGCACCGTCCGCCCGATGGACGTCGAGGCCATCGCGACCTCCGTGCGTAAGACCAATCGCGCCGTCGTCCTCGAGGAAGGCTGGGAGCTCGCCGGCATCGGCGCCCAGGTCGTGGACTACATCCAGCGCGACTGCTTCGATGACCTCGACGCGCCCGTCGTGCGCGTGCACCAGGAAGACGTTCCGATGCCCTACGCCAAGGGCCTTGAGAAGGCTGCCAAGCCCGATCTCGCCAAGACCATCGCAGCCGTGAAGAAGGTGATGTATGTCGACTAA
- a CDS encoding pyruvate dehydrogenase complex dihydrolipoamide acetyltransferase, with protein sequence MSTKVFMEALSPTMEEGRLVKWLKAEGDAVKSGDVLAEVETDKAVMELVARGDGILRKQLITEGTTAAVSSLVGIIADKDEDISGLLGGASTEASAAKPSETASPQRTQSAQSTAPSPVPSVVNAVPADGRVTASPLARRIAGDAGLDIRTIQGSGPGGRIIKRDIEAALRTEDGGRKPQATAASVIRHPSSGETFRDEPLTQIRKTIAKRLGESIGPIPTFYLTAEFDLSRAAELRSAAAELGDAFKVSFNDIILKAVATALTQHPEVNAHWLGDKIRYFNTVHLGMAVATDDGLIVPVIFDAQTKGMAQISAEAKVLAKKARERKLKPDEFTGSTFSVSNLGMMQIDQFTAIINPPEAAILAIGAIEDKVVIGADGGFEVKKKLRVTMSCDHRIIDGAVGARFLQTLRRLIENPLLLVM encoded by the coding sequence ATGTCGACTAAGGTCTTTATGGAGGCCCTCTCGCCCACGATGGAAGAGGGGCGGCTGGTGAAGTGGCTCAAGGCCGAGGGCGATGCCGTGAAGAGCGGCGACGTGCTCGCCGAGGTCGAGACCGACAAGGCCGTGATGGAGCTCGTCGCCCGCGGCGACGGCATCCTGCGCAAGCAACTGATCACGGAGGGCACGACTGCCGCCGTGAGCTCGCTCGTCGGCATCATCGCAGACAAGGATGAGGATATCTCTGGTCTGCTCGGGGGCGCGTCCACGGAAGCCTCGGCAGCCAAGCCCTCAGAAACTGCTTCACCACAGAGAACACAGAGTGCACAGAGCACTGCGCCGTCCCCTGTGCCCTCTGTGGTGAACGCCGTTCCCGCCGACGGCAGGGTAACCGCGAGCCCCCTCGCGCGCCGCATCGCCGGCGACGCGGGCCTCGACATCCGTACGATCCAGGGCTCCGGCCCCGGCGGGCGCATCATCAAGCGCGACATTGAAGCCGCACTGCGGACGGAGGACGGAGGACGGAAGCCGCAAGCGACCGCAGCATCCGTCATCCGTCATCCGTCGAGCGGTGAGACGTTCAGAGACGAGCCCCTCACCCAGATCCGCAAGACGATTGCGAAGCGCCTCGGCGAGTCCATCGGGCCGATCCCGACGTTCTACCTCACCGCCGAGTTCGACCTCAGTCGCGCGGCCGAGCTGCGTTCGGCGGCGGCCGAGCTCGGGGACGCGTTCAAGGTCAGCTTCAACGACATCATCCTGAAGGCCGTCGCCACCGCGCTCACGCAGCACCCGGAAGTGAACGCGCACTGGCTCGGCGACAAGATCCGCTACTTCAATACCGTGCACCTCGGGATGGCCGTGGCCACCGACGACGGGCTCATCGTCCCGGTGATCTTCGACGCGCAGACCAAGGGGATGGCGCAGATCAGCGCCGAGGCCAAGGTGCTCGCCAAGAAGGCCCGCGAGCGCAAGCTCAAGCCCGATGAGTTCACAGGCTCGACCTTCTCGGTCTCGAACCTCGGGATGATGCAGATCGATCAGTTCACGGCGATCATCAATCCGCCCGAGGCCGCGATCCTCGCCATCGGCGCCATCGAGGACAAGGTCGTCATCGGGGCCGACGGCGGCTTCGAGGTCAAGAAGAAGCTCCGCGTCACGATGAGCTGCGACCACCGCATTATCGACGGCGCGGTGGGAGCACGGTTCCTCCAGACGCTGCGTAGGCTGATCGAGAATCCGCTGTTGCTCGTGA